In Zingiber officinale cultivar Zhangliang chromosome 1A, Zo_v1.1, whole genome shotgun sequence, a genomic segment contains:
- the LOC122038137 gene encoding DDB1- and CUL4-associated factor 8-like isoform X2: protein MPNSEVEMQMHVNNSLSLLVIRVETDKDFVLRLGIDRKLNKHNGYVNTVSLNENGNILVSGSDDEMVILWDWEVGTVRTSFHSGHKDIVLQARFMPCTAHHQTIVTSAADGEVRLAQLREGGQVTTELLAEHDDAVHKVAFEPQNPHVLYSGGEDGIVQHFDLRSKNSTKLFICRPFRRRPTYTAFVKLMAISIDPRNPNYLAVAGAHDYALVYDIRKYEWDGSTNYGLPCENFCPTHLIDHSDGISGLCFSDSSELLVSYMNEYIYLFPKVQGLGSNPASLLSDCDSEDKSNSVLSTSNASLGIKLYKGRWSEQTAKDVHFFGPYCDYVVSGSDCGRIFIWRKKDGVLLRAMKGDTHVVNSTVSHPHTTMLASSGMEKDVKIWVPNTTQPFQLVDLESYDVEDLAYDDDSYDTDFSDMAHFNNSP from the exons ATGCCAAACTCGGAAGTGGAAATGCAAATGCATGTTAACAATAGTTTGTCGTTGCTCGTGATAAGAGTGGAGACTGATAAG GATTTTGTTCTGCGTTTGGGAATTGACAGAAAACTTAACAAGCATAATGGTTATGTAAATACTGTGAGTCTCAATGAAAATGGGAATATTCTTGTATCCGGATCAGATGATGAAATGGTAATATTGTGGGATTGGGAGGTTGGGACTGTCAGGACTTCCTTCCACTCTGGACATAAAGACATTGTTTTACAGGCACGCTTCATGCCATGCACAGCTCATCATCAGACTATTGTTACATCTGCTGCAGATGGTGAG GTAAGGCTTGCACAATTACGTGAAGGTGGCCAAGTAACTACAGAATTGCTAGCTGAACATGATGATGCTGTTCATAAGGTAGCATTTGAGCCGCAAAATCCTCATGTTCTCTATAGTGGTGGTGAAGATGGCATAGTTCAGCAT TTTGACCTTAGATCCAAAAATTCAACAAAGTTATTCATATGCAGACCGTTTAGAAGAAGACCGACTTATACAGCATTTGTCAAGCTTATGGCTATTTCAATAGACCCAAGAAACCCAAACTATCTTGCAGTTGCTGGTGCACATGACTATGCTCTGGTATATGACATTCGCAAGTACGAATGGGATGGATCAACAAATTATGGTCTTCCATGTGAAAATTTCTGTCCTACACATCTGATTGATCATAGTGACGGGATATCAGGGTTGTGTTTTTCTGATTCAAGTGAGCTGCTGGTCTCTTATATGAACGAATATATCTATCTCTTTCCAAAAGTTCAGGGTCTGGGTTCAAATCCTGCGTCCTTACTTTCTGATTGTGATTCAGAAGATAAATCTAATTCAGTCCTATCTACATCCAATGCGAGCCTAGGGATTAAGTTGTACAAAGGACGTTGGAGCGAACAGACTGCGAAGGATGTGCATTTTTTTGGACCGTATTGTGACTATGTGGTTAGTGGATCAGACTGTGGTCGCATATTTATTTGGAGAAAGAAAGATGGGGTACTTTTACGTGCTATGAAAGGTGATACACATGTGGTGAACTCTACTGTATCGCACCCTCATACCACCATGCTTGCAAGTTCTGGAATGGAGAAAGATGTAAAGATCTGGGTTCCTAACACCACTCAACCTTTCCAACTAGTAGATCTAGAg AGTTACGATGTGGAAGATCTTGCAtatgatgatgactcttatgatactGACTTCAGTGATATGGCTCATTTCAACAATTCACCTTAA
- the LOC122038139 gene encoding IST1-like protein encodes MAFEINQFAIGAVKKLMGAGFSSILRRRFDSSKCKAEARMAMARIKLLQNKREAQVRQMRRDVALLLESGRDETARIRYW; translated from the exons ATGGCTTTCGAGATCAATCAGTTTGCAATCGGGGCCGTCAAGAAGCTGATGGGCGCAGGATTCTCCTCCATCCTCCGCCGACGCTTCGACTCCTCCAAATG CAAAGCTGAGGCGAGGATGGCGATGGCTAGGATCAAGCTTCTTCAGAACAAGCGCGAGGCGCAGGTGCGGCAGATGCGGCGTGATGTCGCCCTTCTCCTCGAGTCCGGCCGTGACGAGACCGCTCGAATCAGG TATTGGTGA
- the LOC122038137 gene encoding DDB1- and CUL4-associated factor 8-like isoform X3, translated as MVILGKRQRSSGSGILNLYQREVGVLSPRNFSHRARASEDFVLRLGIDRKLNKHNGYVNTVSLNENGNILVSGSDDEMARFMPCTAHHQTIVTSAADGEVRLAQLREGGQVTTELLAEHDDAVHKVAFEPQNPHVLYSGGEDGIVQHFDLRSKNSTKLFICRPFRRRPTYTAFVKLMAISIDPRNPNYLAVAGAHDYALVYDIRKYEWDGSTNYGLPCENFCPTHLIDHSDGISGLCFSDSSELLVSYMNEYIYLFPKVQGLGSNPASLLSDCDSEDKSNSVLSTSNASLGIKLYKGRWSEQTAKDVHFFGPYCDYVVSGSDCGRIFIWRKKDGVLLRAMKGDTHVVNSTVSHPHTTMLASSGMEKDVKIWVPNTTQPFQLVDLESYDVEDLAYDDDSYDTDFSDMAHFNNSP; from the exons ATGGTGATCTTGGGGAAGCGCCAGAGGAGCTCTGGCAGCGGGATCCTCAATCTGTATCAACGCGAGGTTGGAGTCCTGTCACCCAGAAATTTCTCGCATCGCGCTAGGGCTTCGGAG GATTTTGTTCTGCGTTTGGGAATTGACAGAAAACTTAACAAGCATAATGGTTATGTAAATACTGTGAGTCTCAATGAAAATGGGAATATTCTTGTATCCGGATCAGATGATGAAATG GCACGCTTCATGCCATGCACAGCTCATCATCAGACTATTGTTACATCTGCTGCAGATGGTGAG GTAAGGCTTGCACAATTACGTGAAGGTGGCCAAGTAACTACAGAATTGCTAGCTGAACATGATGATGCTGTTCATAAGGTAGCATTTGAGCCGCAAAATCCTCATGTTCTCTATAGTGGTGGTGAAGATGGCATAGTTCAGCAT TTTGACCTTAGATCCAAAAATTCAACAAAGTTATTCATATGCAGACCGTTTAGAAGAAGACCGACTTATACAGCATTTGTCAAGCTTATGGCTATTTCAATAGACCCAAGAAACCCAAACTATCTTGCAGTTGCTGGTGCACATGACTATGCTCTGGTATATGACATTCGCAAGTACGAATGGGATGGATCAACAAATTATGGTCTTCCATGTGAAAATTTCTGTCCTACACATCTGATTGATCATAGTGACGGGATATCAGGGTTGTGTTTTTCTGATTCAAGTGAGCTGCTGGTCTCTTATATGAACGAATATATCTATCTCTTTCCAAAAGTTCAGGGTCTGGGTTCAAATCCTGCGTCCTTACTTTCTGATTGTGATTCAGAAGATAAATCTAATTCAGTCCTATCTACATCCAATGCGAGCCTAGGGATTAAGTTGTACAAAGGACGTTGGAGCGAACAGACTGCGAAGGATGTGCATTTTTTTGGACCGTATTGTGACTATGTGGTTAGTGGATCAGACTGTGGTCGCATATTTATTTGGAGAAAGAAAGATGGGGTACTTTTACGTGCTATGAAAGGTGATACACATGTGGTGAACTCTACTGTATCGCACCCTCATACCACCATGCTTGCAAGTTCTGGAATGGAGAAAGATGTAAAGATCTGGGTTCCTAACACCACTCAACCTTTCCAACTAGTAGATCTAGAg AGTTACGATGTGGAAGATCTTGCAtatgatgatgactcttatgatactGACTTCAGTGATATGGCTCATTTCAACAATTCACCTTAA
- the LOC122038137 gene encoding DDB1- and CUL4-associated factor 8-like isoform X1, translated as MVILGKRQRSSGSGILNLYQREVGVLSPRNFSHRARASEDFVLRLGIDRKLNKHNGYVNTVSLNENGNILVSGSDDEMVILWDWEVGTVRTSFHSGHKDIVLQARFMPCTAHHQTIVTSAADGEVRLAQLREGGQVTTELLAEHDDAVHKVAFEPQNPHVLYSGGEDGIVQHFDLRSKNSTKLFICRPFRRRPTYTAFVKLMAISIDPRNPNYLAVAGAHDYALVYDIRKYEWDGSTNYGLPCENFCPTHLIDHSDGISGLCFSDSSELLVSYMNEYIYLFPKVQGLGSNPASLLSDCDSEDKSNSVLSTSNASLGIKLYKGRWSEQTAKDVHFFGPYCDYVVSGSDCGRIFIWRKKDGVLLRAMKGDTHVVNSTVSHPHTTMLASSGMEKDVKIWVPNTTQPFQLVDLESYDVEDLAYDDDSYDTDFSDMAHFNNSP; from the exons ATGGTGATCTTGGGGAAGCGCCAGAGGAGCTCTGGCAGCGGGATCCTCAATCTGTATCAACGCGAGGTTGGAGTCCTGTCACCCAGAAATTTCTCGCATCGCGCTAGGGCTTCGGAG GATTTTGTTCTGCGTTTGGGAATTGACAGAAAACTTAACAAGCATAATGGTTATGTAAATACTGTGAGTCTCAATGAAAATGGGAATATTCTTGTATCCGGATCAGATGATGAAATGGTAATATTGTGGGATTGGGAGGTTGGGACTGTCAGGACTTCCTTCCACTCTGGACATAAAGACATTGTTTTACAGGCACGCTTCATGCCATGCACAGCTCATCATCAGACTATTGTTACATCTGCTGCAGATGGTGAG GTAAGGCTTGCACAATTACGTGAAGGTGGCCAAGTAACTACAGAATTGCTAGCTGAACATGATGATGCTGTTCATAAGGTAGCATTTGAGCCGCAAAATCCTCATGTTCTCTATAGTGGTGGTGAAGATGGCATAGTTCAGCAT TTTGACCTTAGATCCAAAAATTCAACAAAGTTATTCATATGCAGACCGTTTAGAAGAAGACCGACTTATACAGCATTTGTCAAGCTTATGGCTATTTCAATAGACCCAAGAAACCCAAACTATCTTGCAGTTGCTGGTGCACATGACTATGCTCTGGTATATGACATTCGCAAGTACGAATGGGATGGATCAACAAATTATGGTCTTCCATGTGAAAATTTCTGTCCTACACATCTGATTGATCATAGTGACGGGATATCAGGGTTGTGTTTTTCTGATTCAAGTGAGCTGCTGGTCTCTTATATGAACGAATATATCTATCTCTTTCCAAAAGTTCAGGGTCTGGGTTCAAATCCTGCGTCCTTACTTTCTGATTGTGATTCAGAAGATAAATCTAATTCAGTCCTATCTACATCCAATGCGAGCCTAGGGATTAAGTTGTACAAAGGACGTTGGAGCGAACAGACTGCGAAGGATGTGCATTTTTTTGGACCGTATTGTGACTATGTGGTTAGTGGATCAGACTGTGGTCGCATATTTATTTGGAGAAAGAAAGATGGGGTACTTTTACGTGCTATGAAAGGTGATACACATGTGGTGAACTCTACTGTATCGCACCCTCATACCACCATGCTTGCAAGTTCTGGAATGGAGAAAGATGTAAAGATCTGGGTTCCTAACACCACTCAACCTTTCCAACTAGTAGATCTAGAg AGTTACGATGTGGAAGATCTTGCAtatgatgatgactcttatgatactGACTTCAGTGATATGGCTCATTTCAACAATTCACCTTAA